One Phoenix dactylifera cultivar Barhee BC4 unplaced genomic scaffold, palm_55x_up_171113_PBpolish2nd_filt_p 000089F, whole genome shotgun sequence DNA window includes the following coding sequences:
- the LOC103713512 gene encoding uncharacterized protein LOC103713512 has protein sequence MTRKKTYIAPPGGAVAAAARRHPVILKQPSKPSARLAEVAGGTAAGCAAVCCCCPCGLVNLLVLTVVRLPAVLCQRALKARTKRRAVIKKPKEGLFGPKQGGGRESGEGDEEGVSLHGAVVAVAVAKEASPAEVTEMEKEMWAKFCSAGFWRSPSQREEEEER, from the coding sequence ATGACGAGGAAGAAGACCTATATCGCCCCGCCCGGTGGGGCGGTGGCTGCCGCTGCCCGCCGGCACCCGGTGATCCTGAAGCAACCGTCGAAGCCGTCGGCCCGGCTTGCGGAGGTCGCCGGAGGGACGGCGGCGGGTTGCGCGGCggtgtgctgctgctgcccgtGCGGGCTGGTGAACCTCCTGGTGCTCACCGTGGTGCGGCTGCCGGCGGTGCTCTGCCAGCGGGCGCTGAAGGCGAGGACGAAGCGGCGGGCAGTGATCAAGAAGCCGAAGGAGGGGCTGTTCGGCCCCAAGCAGGGCGGCGGCCGCGAGTCCGGGGAGGGGGATGAGGAGGGCGTGAGTCTCCACGGGGCGGTGGTTGCGGTCGCTGTGGCAAAAGAGGCGTCGCCGGCGGAGGTGACGgagatggagaaggagatgTGGGCTAAGTTCTGCAGCGCGGGGTTTTGGAGGAGCCCGTCacaaagagaagaggaggaggaacggTGA